The proteins below come from a single Motilibacter peucedani genomic window:
- a CDS encoding YlbL family protein: MTLTSGAILIVVLTALASWLPVPYVVLSPGPTANTLGTDGSNGEVISISGHATYPTSGHLQLLTVSLRGGPGRRMDLVTALRAWFDPHDAVVPTKVEFPDNPTPQQVEKRNAEDMELSQSAATTAALTQLGIPIERDIVVKSIQEGAPALGTLKAGDVVRSVDGKPASTPESVSSAIQAHTPGDPVSMTVERGGKTLTLQVPTAANEQGKARIGVEQAVRQTYPFQVKIGLQDVGGPSAGMMFALGIIDKLTPGELTGGQFVAGTGTIDDSGKVGPIGGIQQKLAGARAAGARWFLAPADNCGETHGVVPKGLRVVKVSTLKEAYADVTAIGQGKAAALPTC; this comes from the coding sequence GTGACCCTCACCTCGGGCGCGATCCTCATCGTCGTGCTGACCGCGCTCGCGTCGTGGCTGCCCGTGCCCTACGTCGTGCTCTCGCCGGGGCCCACGGCCAACACGCTCGGCACCGACGGCAGCAACGGCGAGGTCATCTCGATCTCCGGGCACGCGACCTACCCGACCTCCGGCCACCTGCAGCTGCTCACCGTCTCGCTGCGCGGCGGGCCGGGGCGGCGCATGGACCTCGTGACCGCGCTGCGCGCGTGGTTCGACCCGCACGACGCGGTCGTGCCGACCAAGGTCGAGTTCCCCGACAACCCGACGCCGCAGCAGGTCGAGAAGCGCAACGCCGAGGACATGGAGCTCTCGCAGAGCGCCGCCACGACCGCTGCCCTGACCCAGCTCGGAATCCCGATCGAGCGCGACATCGTCGTGAAGTCGATCCAGGAGGGCGCGCCCGCGCTGGGCACGCTCAAGGCGGGCGACGTCGTGCGCTCCGTCGACGGCAAGCCGGCCTCGACGCCCGAGTCGGTGAGCTCTGCGATCCAGGCACACACCCCGGGCGACCCGGTCTCGATGACGGTCGAGCGGGGCGGCAAGACCCTGACCCTGCAGGTGCCGACGGCGGCCAACGAGCAGGGCAAGGCCCGCATCGGCGTCGAGCAGGCGGTGCGCCAGACCTACCCGTTCCAGGTCAAGATCGGCCTGCAGGACGTCGGCGGCCCGAGCGCCGGCATGATGTTCGCCCTCGGCATCATCGACAAGCTGACGCCGGGCGAGCTCACCGGCGGCCAGTTCGTCGCCGGCACGGGCACGATCGACGACTCCGGCAAGGTCGGGCCGATCGGCGGCATCCAGCAGAAGCTCGCCGGTGCCCGCGCCGCGGGAGCGCGCTGGTTCCTCGCGCCCGCCGACAACTGCGGGGAGACCCACGGTGTCGTGCCGAAGGGCCTGCGGGTGGTGAAGGTCTCGACGCTGAAGGAGGCCTACGCCGACGTGACGGCGATCGGCCAGGGGAAGGCCGCGGCCCTCCCCACCTGCTGA